A region of Periophthalmus magnuspinnatus isolate fPerMag1 chromosome 13, fPerMag1.2.pri, whole genome shotgun sequence DNA encodes the following proteins:
- the bco2b gene encoding beta-carotene oxygenase 2b, whose product METTAQEKKHAGHKKSKHTEQVDQHFTDVHGLPCIEKIVRSVEETPEPITTNIIGKIPEWINGNFLRNGPGKFEIGNQKFNHWFDGMALLHQFKIANGEVTYKSRFLSSSSYQANNETNRIAVSEFGTLTMPDPCKNFFQRFLSRFELPKPTDNGNVSFVTYKGDYYVSTETNFMHKVDPETLETIQKVDWSKFIAVNGATAHPHTEPDGTTYNMGNSYSPKGSHYNIIRVPPTKTSEEETLEGATVLCSIPSKDKSKPSYYHSFAMSENYVVFIEQPIKMDLMKIVTGKLTGNSISDSIYWDPKLNTIFHVINKQTGKVSSVKYLAKPLSTFHQINAYEEGGLLILDMCVSDDGKAINNYNVQNLRKSGEALDEVYNTLCRVFPRRFVLPLNIENDTPYDQNLNNLPGSTATCIRTSKHKVFCTHEDLHGEELHQYGGLEFPQINYGQYNTHPYRYFYGCGFRHLVGDTLIKMDLQGKHMKVWEEPGLYPSEPIFVPSPNPTAEDDGVVLSVVITPNEDKSTFLLVLDAQTFNEVGRAEVPVNIPYGFHGAFNNKA is encoded by the exons ATGGAGACAACAGCACAGGAAAAGAAGCATGCAG GGCATAAGAAGTCAAAGCACACAGAGCAGGTGGACCAGCACTTTACTGATGTGCACGGTCTGCCTTGCATTGAGAAGATTGTGCGCTCAGTTGAGGAAACTCCTGAGCCAATTACAACCAATATCATCGGCAAAATCCCAGAGTGGATCAACGGGAACTTCCTCAGAAATGGACCTGGAAAGTTTGAGATTGGGAACCAAAA GTTTAATCACTGGTTTGATGGCATGGCTCTACTACATCAGTTCAAAATTGCAAATGGTGAAGTGACCTACAAAAGCAGATTCCTGTCTAGCAGCAGCTACCAGGCCAACAATGAAACCAACCGTATTGCAGTATCTGAATTTGGAACTCTGACTATGCCGGACCCCTGTAAAAACTTCTTCCAGCGCTTCCTGTCTCGATTTGAGCTTCCAA AGCCAACGGACAATGGTAATGTGAGCTTTGTGACATATAAAGGGGATTATTATGTAAGCACTGAAACCAACTTTATGCACAAGGTCGACCCAGAGACACTAGAGACGATCCAAAAG GTGGATTGGAGCAAATTCATAGCTGTAAATGGAGCCACTGCGCACCCTCACACAGAGCCTGATGGCACCACTTACAACATGGGGAACTCCTACTCCCCTAAAG GGTCACATTACAACATCATCCGAGTCCCTCCAACCAAGACAAGTGAAGAGGAAACTCTAGAGGGCGCCACAGTCCTCTGCTCTATCCCCTCAAAGGACAAAAGCAAACCCTCGTACTACCACAGCTTTG CAATGTCCGAGAACTATGTGGTGTTCATTGAGCAGCCGATTAAAATGGACCTGATGAAGATCGTGACAGGGAAGCTGACAGGAAACAGCATCAGTGACAGCATTTATTGGGACCCAAAGCTCAACACCATCTTTCATGTTATCAACAAACAGACTGGAAAA GTGAGCTCTGTCAAATACTTGGCAAAGCCATTATCTACATTTCATCAAATCAACGCTTATGAAGAAGGTGGCCTTTTAATCctggacatgtgtgtgtctgaCGATGGCAAAGCAATCAATAACTACAATGTGCAAAACCTCCGCAAAAGTGGAGAGGCTCTTGACGAG GTGTACAACACACTTTGCAGAGTCTTCCCAAGGAGATTTGTTTTACCTCTCAATATAGAAAATGACACTCCATATGACCAGAATTTGAACAACCTTCCCGGCAGCACTGCAACTTGCATTAGGACTTCAAAACACAAG GTGTTTTGTACTCACGAGGACTTGCACGGGGAGGAGCTGCATCAGTACGGAGGCCTGGAGTTCCCTCAGATCAACTATGGCCAGTACAACACCCACCCGTACCGCTACTTCTACGGCTGTGGCTTCAGGCACCTAGTGGGCGACACCCTGATCAAGATGGATCTGCAAGGGAAGCACATGAAG gtgtgggaggagccaggtctGTACCCATCTGAGCCCATCTTTGTCCCTTCACCTAATCCTACAGCAGAGGATGATGGGGTCGTTCTATCTGTGGTGATTACTCCAAATGAG GACAAGAGCACGTTTCTTCTGGTCTTAGACGCTCAGACATTCAATGAAGTGGGTAGAGCTGAGGTGCCAGTCAATATTCCCTATGGTTTTCACGGGGCATTTAACAACAAAGCATAA
- the sdhdb gene encoding succinate dehydrogenase [ubiquinone] cytochrome b small subunit B, mitochondrial yields MASIVRLSSVCRRGVKPLFFQTTLLARPLVVPHKYQEQPYQLTAKIHASQALYAGSGSKAASMHWTAERVLSIVLLAMGPVAYLHPGPVMDYSLAAALTLHGHWGIGQVLTDYVHGEAKIKMANAGLFLLSTVTFAGLCYFNYHDVGICKAVALLWSK; encoded by the exons ATGGCGTCCATCGTCAGGTTGAGTTCTGTATGTCGCAGAGGAGTAAAAC CTCTGTTCTTCCAAACCACATTGCTGGCCAGGCCTCTGGTTGTGCCACACAAATACCAGGAGCAGCCATACCAGCTCACAGCAAAGATCCATGCATCTCAGGCTCTATATG CGGGCTCTGGCTCTAAAGCTGCCTCCATGCACTGGACAGCAGAGCGTGTCCTGAGCATCGTGCTACTGGCCATGGGCCCTGTGGCCTACCTTCACCCTGGTCCGGTCATGGACTACTCCCTGGCTGCAGCCCTCACTCTGCATGGGCACTG GGGGATTGGACAGGTGTTGACAGACTATGTTCACGGAGAGGCAAAGATCAAGATGGCCAATGCAGGactcttccttctctccactGTCACCTTTGCAGGTCTCTGCTACTTCAACTACCACGACGTGGGCATCTGTAAAGCTGTGGCTTTGCTATGGAGCAAATAA
- the timm8b gene encoding mitochondrial import inner membrane translocase subunit Tim8 B, which translates to MDNFDNLSASEKAEATELQRMIAIEQQKAQFQAQVHSFTDVCWDKCVDTPGSKLDYRTETCLVSCVERFIDTTLTITNRFSQMVQKGAH; encoded by the exons ATGGATAATTTTGACAATTTGAGTGCTTCGGAAAAGGCAGAGGCGACGGAGCTGCAGCGCATGATCGCCATCGAGCAACAGAAAGCTCAGTTTCAGGCGCAG GTGCACAGTTTCACAGATGTCTGCTGGGACAAGTGTGTGGACACCCCAGGGTCAAAGTTGGACTACAGGACGGAGACGTGCCTCGTGAGCTGTGTGGAGCGATTCATCGACACCACTTTGACCATCACAAACCGTTTCTCACAGATGGTCCAGAAAGGAGCGCATTAA
- the il4i1 gene encoding L-amino-acid oxidase, with amino-acid sequence MALCKFLSVPFLLAGVVVFAVSGSTGDPLFDCLQDADYNDLLSLVENGLQSSRTPRHVAVVGGGMAGLTAAMFLEQAGHKVTIIEANNRIGGRVDTFRNLREGWYAEVGAMRIPSFHKILLNLLSKFRIPLNPFLQEDVNTFHLINGKLHQTKAVKNDSGVLNYTLGENERGKSAAQLFQQALWKVRDDLKSMGCAAMINKYNTYTVKEYLVNEGDLSRGAVRMIGDILNENSLFYTSLIEMLYMQFDIADDIEYFEIAGGFDNLPQAFANTLNSSILLNSKVKRIQQTSGSVTVTYEDRLRPGSITNLTVDYALVTATAKASLFIDFQPPLSGDKMEALRSIHYTSSTKVFLSFRERFWEQEGIKGGKSITDQISRFIHYPSHSFPNTTAGALLASYTCSDDSALSQGISDDELMAVVLEDLVKIHGEYIRPLWTGGVVKKWGLDPYSLGAFALFTPYQQGEYANELFQSEGRVHFAGEHTSMPHGWIETAMKSALRAAQNINSQTL; translated from the exons ATGGCGCTGTGCAAGTTTT TGTCCGTGCCGTTTTTGTTGGCCGGTGTGGTCGTCTTTGCAGTGAGTGGGAGCACCGGGGACCCTCTTTTCGACTGTCTCCAGGACGCAGACTACAACGACCTTCTAAGTTTGGTAGAAAACGGACTCCAGAGCTCACGGACGCCCCGACATGTGGCTGTCGTTGGAGGAGGCATGGCTGGACTCACTGCCGCCATGTTTTTGGAGCAAGCCGGACATAAG GTCACAATTATCGAGGCTAATAACAGGATCGGAGGTCGGGTGGACACGTTCAGGAACCTGCGGGAGGGCTGGTACGCAGAAGTGGGCGCCATGAGGATCCCCAGCTTTCACAA AATCCTTCTAAACCTTTTATCAAAGTTCAGAATCCCACTGAACCCTTTTCTCCAAGAAGACGTCAACACTTTCCATTTGATCAACGGGAAACTGCACCAAACGAAGGCTGTGAAGAACGACTCTGGTGTCCTGAACTACACGCTAGGCGAAAACGAGAGAGGAAAGTCTGCGGCTCAGCTCTTTCAACAGGCTCTGTGGAAG GTGAGAGACGACTTGAAGTCCATGGGCTGCGCTGccatgataaataaatataacaccTACACAGTGAAG GAGTATCTGGTGAACGAGGGGGACCTGAGTCGAGGAGCGGTGAGAATGATCGGGGACATCCTGAACGAAAACAGCCTCTTCTACACGTCTCTGATCGAGATGCTCTACATGCAGTTTGACATCGCAGACGATATAGA atattttgAAATTGCAGGTGGTTTTGACAATCTCCCTCAGGCCTTTGCCAACACTCTCAATTCTTCCATCCTCCTCAACTCCAAAGTGAAAAGGATCCAACAGACGAGCGGCAGCGTCACAGTAACATACGAGGACCGGCTCAGGCCAGGCTCCATCACTAACCTCACCGTGGACTATGCTCTAGTCACAGCCACAGCTAAAGCTTCTCTCTTCATCGACTTCCAACCGCCTCTTTCAGGAGACAAAATGGAGGCTTTAAGGTCGATCCATTACACCAGCAGCACCAAAGTCTTTCTCAGCTTCAGAGAGCGCTTTTGGGAGCAGGAGGGCATCAAAGGGGGCAAGAGCATCACCGACCAGATATCGAGGTTCATTCATTATCCCAGCCACAGTTTCCCTAATACGACTGCAGGGGCACTGCTCGCATCCTACACCTGCTCTGACGACTCCGCCCTGTCCCAAGGCATCAGTGATGACGAGCTGATGGCTGTAGTGCTGGAGGACCTAGTCAAGATCCACGGGGAGTACATAAGACCTCTGTGGACAGGGGGGGTGGTGAAAAAGTGGGGGTTGGACCCGTATAGCCTCGGTGCATTTGCCCTCTTCACACCCTACCAGCAGGGGGAGTATGCCAATGAACTGTTCCAGAGCGAGGGAAGAGTGCACTTTGCAGGGGAACACACATCGATGCCTCATGGTTGGATTGAAACGGCAATGAAGTCTGCCCTAAGAGCAGCACAAAATATTAACAGCCAAACACTTTAG